The following are from one region of the Flavimobilis soli genome:
- a CDS encoding ATP-dependent Clp protease ATP-binding subunit, protein MFERFTDRARRVVVLAQEEARMLNHNYIGTEHILLGLIHEGEGVAAKALESLNISLDAVRQQVTEIIGEGQQAPSGHIPFTPRAKKVLELSLREALQLGHNYIGTEHILLGLIREGEGVAAQVLTKLGADLNRVRQQVIQLLSGYQGKEPVAAGAPNEGQPAGSAVLDQFGRNLTQAAREGKLDPVIGRSKEIERVMQVLSRRTKNNPVLIGEPGVGKTAVVEGLAQDIVRGDVPETLKDKQLYTLDLGALVAGSRYRGDFEERLKKVLKEIRTRGDIILFIDEIHTLVGAGAAEGAIDAASILKPMLARGELQTIGATTLDEYRKHIEKDAALERRFQPIQVAEPNLEHAIEILKGLRDRYEAHHRVSITDSALVAAATLADRYINDRFLPDKAIDLVDEAGARLRIRRMTAPPELRELDEAIAEARRDKESAIDEQDFEKAAGLRDKEKQLTAQRADREKAWKSGDLDSVAEVDEDLIAEVLAQSTGIPVFKLTEEESSRLLKMETELHKRVIGQEAAIKSISQAIRRTRAGLKDPKRPGGSFIFAGPTGVGKTELAKALAEFLFGDEDALIQLDMSEFSEKHTVSRLFGSPPGYVGYDEGGQLTEKVRRRPFSVVLFDEVEKAHADIFNSLLQILEDGRLTDSQGRVVDFKNTIIIMTTNLGTRDIAKGVMTGFAASGELSTDYERMKGKVNDELKQHFRPEFLNRVDDVVVFPQLTHDEIVQIVDLMIARLDKRLRDKDMSIELTPAAKNLLADKGYDPVLGARPLRRAIQRDIEDVLSEKILFGDLKSGENIVVDAEGEAPLGTFTFRGEPRKAGAPSSEVPEIDSLAVPASSGPSGSSSGGEGQLSAGA, encoded by the coding sequence ATGTTCGAGAGATTCACCGACAGAGCGCGTCGGGTGGTCGTCCTTGCCCAAGAAGAGGCACGGATGCTCAATCACAACTACATCGGCACCGAGCACATCCTGCTCGGCCTGATCCACGAGGGGGAGGGGGTCGCCGCCAAGGCGCTCGAGTCCCTCAACATCTCGCTGGACGCCGTGCGTCAGCAGGTCACGGAGATCATCGGCGAGGGCCAGCAGGCGCCGTCGGGCCACATCCCGTTCACGCCGCGCGCCAAGAAGGTGCTCGAGCTCTCGCTGCGCGAGGCCCTGCAGCTCGGCCACAACTACATCGGCACCGAGCACATCCTGCTCGGCCTCATCCGTGAAGGCGAGGGCGTCGCCGCCCAGGTGCTGACGAAGCTCGGCGCCGACCTCAACCGCGTCCGTCAGCAGGTCATCCAGCTGCTGTCCGGCTACCAGGGCAAGGAGCCCGTCGCCGCAGGCGCCCCGAACGAGGGTCAGCCCGCCGGCTCGGCCGTGCTCGACCAGTTCGGGCGCAACCTCACGCAGGCGGCCCGCGAGGGCAAGCTCGACCCCGTGATCGGTCGGTCCAAGGAGATCGAGCGCGTCATGCAGGTCCTGTCGCGCCGCACCAAGAACAACCCTGTCCTCATCGGTGAGCCGGGCGTCGGCAAGACGGCGGTCGTCGAGGGCCTCGCCCAGGACATCGTCCGTGGCGACGTCCCCGAGACCCTCAAGGACAAGCAGCTCTACACTCTCGACCTCGGCGCGCTCGTCGCCGGCTCGCGCTACCGCGGTGACTTCGAGGAGCGCCTGAAGAAGGTCCTCAAGGAGATCCGCACCCGCGGCGACATCATCCTGTTCATCGACGAGATCCACACGCTCGTCGGTGCCGGTGCTGCCGAGGGCGCGATCGACGCGGCGTCGATCCTCAAGCCGATGCTCGCCCGCGGCGAGCTGCAGACGATCGGTGCGACGACGCTCGACGAGTACCGCAAGCACATCGAGAAGGACGCCGCCCTCGAGCGCCGCTTCCAGCCGATCCAGGTCGCGGAGCCGAACCTCGAGCACGCGATCGAGATCCTCAAGGGACTGCGCGACCGCTACGAGGCGCACCACCGCGTGTCCATCACCGACAGCGCTCTGGTCGCTGCCGCGACCCTCGCGGACCGCTACATCAACGACCGCTTCCTCCCGGACAAGGCGATCGACCTGGTCGACGAGGCGGGCGCGCGCCTGCGCATCCGCCGCATGACCGCGCCACCGGAGCTGCGCGAGCTCGACGAGGCCATCGCCGAGGCGCGCCGCGACAAGGAGTCCGCGATCGACGAGCAGGACTTCGAGAAGGCCGCTGGCCTGCGCGACAAGGAGAAGCAGCTCACCGCCCAGCGCGCCGACCGCGAGAAGGCCTGGAAGTCCGGCGACCTCGACTCGGTCGCCGAGGTGGACGAGGACCTGATCGCCGAGGTGCTCGCGCAGTCGACCGGCATCCCGGTCTTCAAGCTGACCGAGGAGGAGTCGTCGCGACTGCTCAAGATGGAGACCGAGCTGCACAAGCGGGTCATCGGCCAGGAGGCCGCCATCAAGTCGATCTCGCAGGCGATCCGCCGTACGCGCGCCGGGCTCAAGGACCCGAAGCGTCCCGGCGGCTCGTTCATCTTCGCGGGTCCGACCGGTGTCGGTAAGACCGAGCTCGCCAAGGCGCTCGCCGAGTTCCTCTTCGGCGACGAGGACGCGCTCATCCAGCTCGACATGTCGGAGTTCTCCGAGAAGCACACCGTCTCGCGGCTGTTCGGCTCGCCTCCCGGCTACGTCGGTTACGACGAGGGTGGCCAGCTCACCGAGAAGGTGCGTCGTCGCCCGTTCTCCGTCGTGCTGTTCGACGAGGTGGAGAAGGCCCACGCCGACATCTTCAACTCGCTCCTGCAGATCCTCGAGGACGGCCGCCTGACCGACTCGCAGGGCCGCGTCGTGGACTTCAAGAACACGATCATCATCATGACGACGAACCTCGGCACGAGGGACATCGCCAAGGGTGTGATGACCGGTTTCGCCGCGTCCGGCGAGCTCTCGACCGACTACGAGCGGATGAAGGGCAAGGTCAACGACGAGCTCAAGCAGCACTTCCGGCCTGAGTTCCTCAACCGTGTCGACGACGTCGTGGTCTTCCCGCAGCTCACGCACGACGAGATCGTCCAGATCGTCGACCTGATGATCGCTCGCCTCGACAAGCGTCTGCGCGACAAGGACATGAGCATCGAGCTCACGCCCGCCGCGAAGAACCTCCTCGCGGACAAGGGCTACGACCCGGTCCTGGGTGCCCGTCCGCTCCGCCGCGCCATCCAGCGCGACATCGAGGACGTGCTCTCCGAGAAGATCCTCTTCGGCGACCTGAAGTCCGGCGAGAACATCGTCGTCGACGCCGAGGGCGAGGCCCCGCTCGGGACGTTCACCTTCCGCGGCGAGCCCCGGAAGGCGGGGGCGCCGTCGAGCGAGGTGCCCGAGATCGACTCGCTCGCAGTTCCCGCGTCGAGCGGCCCGTCGGGCAGCTCGAGCGGTGGCGAGGGTCAGCTCAGCGCAGGCGCCTGA
- a CDS encoding transporter substrate-binding domain-containing protein — protein MKIRRSAAAAATAVVLSALALGACSSDGDDKAAADPVAALKESGVLKVGTEGTYSPFTFHDASSGELTGYDIDVITAVAEKLGVKPEFSETKWDSIFAGLEAKRYDVIANEVTINDERAAKYDLSDPYSVSVPVVIVRADDTELTSIAGFDGRTAAQTATSNWGEIARSNGAKVEPVEGFTEAVAAVRDGRVDFTVNDNLAALEYLESTGDTTVKIAFDIPEEKVVQAFALRKDSGLVAEINKALGELAADGTLATIGEKYFGTDISK, from the coding sequence ATGAAGATCCGTAGGTCCGCCGCTGCCGCCGCCACCGCCGTCGTCCTGTCCGCGCTCGCGCTCGGCGCGTGCTCGTCCGACGGCGACGACAAGGCCGCAGCCGACCCGGTCGCTGCGCTCAAGGAGTCGGGCGTCCTCAAGGTCGGCACCGAGGGCACGTACTCGCCCTTCACCTTCCACGACGCGTCGTCCGGCGAGCTGACCGGCTACGACATCGACGTCATCACGGCGGTCGCCGAGAAGCTCGGCGTCAAGCCGGAGTTCTCCGAGACCAAGTGGGACTCGATCTTCGCGGGCCTCGAGGCCAAGCGCTACGACGTCATCGCGAACGAGGTGACGATCAACGACGAGCGCGCCGCGAAGTACGACCTGTCCGACCCGTACTCGGTCTCCGTCCCCGTCGTCATCGTCCGCGCCGACGACACCGAGCTGACCAGCATCGCCGGCTTCGACGGCCGCACCGCGGCCCAGACGGCGACGTCGAACTGGGGCGAGATCGCCCGCTCGAACGGCGCGAAGGTCGAGCCGGTCGAGGGCTTCACGGAGGCCGTCGCCGCCGTCCGCGACGGTCGCGTCGACTTCACGGTCAACGACAACCTCGCCGCCCTCGAGTACCTCGAGTCGACCGGCGACACGACAGTGAAGATCGCGTTCGACATCCCTGAGGAGAAGGTCGTCCAGGCGTTCGCCCTGCGCAAGGACTCCGGCCTCGTCGCCGAGATCAACAAGGCGCTCGGCGAGCTCGCCGCCGACGGCACGCTCGCCACGATCGGCGAGAAGTACTTCGGCACCGACATCTCGAAGTGA
- a CDS encoding amino acid ABC transporter permease — MDEQLQQLLLDSLVPLLVGAVRGTIPLTLVSFTIGLVIALVVALARISRWRVLRWVARAYVSLIRGTPLLVQLFIIFYALPSLGVVIDPFPSAIVAFSLNVGGYAAEAIRAAILSVPRGQWEAAQTIGMTYPTTLRRVILPQALRVAVPPLSNTFISLVKDTSLASSIMVTELLRKAQEIAAPSYEFLALYSLAAVYYWLICTVLSAGQSRLESRLERYVTV, encoded by the coding sequence ATCGACGAACAGCTCCAGCAGCTGCTCCTCGACTCGCTCGTGCCCCTGCTCGTCGGGGCCGTGCGCGGCACGATCCCGCTGACGCTCGTCTCGTTCACGATCGGTCTCGTCATCGCGCTCGTCGTCGCGCTCGCCCGCATCTCGCGGTGGCGCGTCCTGCGCTGGGTCGCGCGGGCGTACGTGTCGCTCATCCGCGGCACGCCCCTGCTCGTGCAGCTGTTCATCATCTTCTACGCGCTGCCGTCGCTCGGCGTCGTGATCGACCCGTTCCCGTCGGCGATCGTGGCGTTCTCGCTCAACGTCGGCGGCTACGCGGCCGAGGCGATCCGCGCGGCGATCCTGTCGGTCCCGCGCGGCCAGTGGGAGGCGGCGCAGACGATCGGCATGACCTACCCGACGACGCTGCGGCGCGTGATCCTGCCCCAGGCCCTGCGCGTCGCGGTCCCTCCGCTGTCCAACACGTTCATCTCGCTCGTGAAGGACACCTCGCTCGCGTCGTCGATCATGGTGACCGAGCTGCTGCGCAAGGCGCAGGAGATCGCGGCGCCGTCGTACGAGTTCCTCGCGCTGTACTCGCTCGCCGCCGTCTACTACTGGCTGATCTGCACGGTGCTCTCGGCAGGGCAGTCGAGGCTCGAGTCCCGCCTGGAGAGGTACGTGACCGTATGA
- a CDS encoding amino acid ABC transporter ATP-binding protein, whose protein sequence is MTAPALLEVRDLHKSFGDNDVLRGIDLRVERGSVTVLIGPSGSGKTTLLRCLNALETPQRGVVQVDDAAVDFAASPSPADVRRLRAGSGMVFQAHHLFPHRTALQNVTEGPIYAQKVPRAQAEAQARELLAKVGLAGKEDALPAQLSGGQQQRVGIARALALRPALLLFDEPTSALDPEIVGEVLAVMRDLAAEGWTMVVVTHEIRFAQQVADHVVFLDGGVVVEEGPPSDVLVAPKQERTQRFLKRVLDPLGE, encoded by the coding sequence ATGACCGCCCCCGCTCTTCTCGAGGTCCGGGACCTGCACAAGTCCTTCGGCGACAACGACGTGCTGCGCGGCATCGACCTGCGCGTCGAGCGCGGGTCGGTCACCGTGCTGATCGGGCCGTCAGGCTCCGGCAAGACGACGCTGCTGCGTTGCCTCAACGCGCTCGAGACGCCGCAGCGCGGCGTCGTGCAGGTGGACGACGCCGCGGTGGACTTCGCCGCGTCGCCCTCGCCCGCGGACGTGCGCCGTCTGCGGGCCGGCTCCGGCATGGTGTTCCAGGCGCACCACCTGTTCCCGCACCGCACAGCGCTGCAGAACGTGACCGAGGGGCCGATCTACGCCCAGAAGGTCCCGCGGGCGCAGGCGGAGGCGCAGGCGCGCGAGCTGCTCGCGAAGGTCGGGCTGGCGGGCAAGGAGGACGCGCTGCCGGCACAGCTCTCGGGCGGCCAGCAGCAGCGCGTCGGCATCGCCCGGGCGCTCGCGCTGCGGCCCGCGCTGCTCCTGTTCGACGAGCCGACGTCGGCCCTCGACCCGGAGATCGTCGGCGAGGTGCTCGCGGTCATGCGCGACCTGGCGGCCGAGGGTTGGACGATGGTCGTCGTGACGCACGAGATCCGGTTCGCGCAGCAGGTCGCGGACCACGTGGTGTTCCTCGACGGCGGGGTCGTCGTCGAGGAGGGACCGCCGTCGGACGTGCTCGTCGCGCCGAAGCAGGAGCGCACGCAGCGCTTCCTCAAGCGCGTGCTGGACCCGCTCGGCGAGTAG
- a CDS encoding DUF6318 family protein, with translation MPAIRSSALRCASVALAAILLTGCTSEAAPAPTAPATTAATPAVSPSPSPAVAAPSELAIEKITTPPRVPADLTTPGKVGSKAAVEYFVALYGYTLNTGDTSLLRGISTPTCEYCLELAEGIEEGHESDWSYAGEQTQIERIELHEAESSENRHTWIVATNTDPSLRTSPSGEQSTQPKESHTTALIAVWTGDEWKVGDRRGVRFADGAGS, from the coding sequence ATGCCCGCAATCCGCTCGTCCGCCCTGCGCTGCGCCTCCGTCGCTCTCGCGGCGATCCTCCTGACCGGGTGCACGAGCGAGGCAGCGCCCGCGCCGACCGCACCGGCGACGACTGCCGCGACCCCGGCGGTGAGTCCGTCGCCGTCGCCTGCTGTCGCCGCGCCCTCCGAGCTGGCGATCGAGAAGATCACGACACCGCCGCGCGTGCCCGCGGACCTCACGACCCCCGGCAAGGTCGGGTCGAAGGCAGCGGTCGAGTACTTCGTCGCGCTGTACGGGTACACGCTCAACACCGGCGACACGTCGCTGCTGCGAGGCATCTCGACACCGACGTGTGAGTACTGCCTTGAACTCGCTGAGGGCATCGAGGAGGGCCACGAGTCAGACTGGTCATACGCTGGAGAGCAGACTCAGATCGAACGCATCGAGCTGCACGAGGCCGAGTCCTCCGAGAACCGACACACTTGGATCGTTGCAACCAACACGGATCCGTCCCTGAGGACCTCCCCGAGCGGCGAACAGTCCACTCAGCCGAAGGAGTCCCACACCACGGCTCTTATTGCTGTTTGGACAGGCGACGAGTGGAAGGTGGGTGACCGCCGCGGCGTCAGGTTCGCGGATGGGGCGGGGTCATGA
- a CDS encoding PKD domain-containing protein, translating to MNQLIAVTLAIAIAVPAPSPPRTTPAALGDDPASRWKADATDRRVDIGAWWLGKDPKSSTPRPRPVSGPPLVESRVIDPAMCQPGSSVTYEPAYSYRCDGFDLECAEGEILQPPRETRSRLSGTAEWGPWTALSSWQCVTPEEGSLIDDVRRAFAEMTITAPPVTVIDGRGWTFVQIDTIVYSDDEPQTLTTTVGGTPVELRATPIEWRWDFGDKTKPLTTTKPGGPYPDKTVTHVYTRLGTYTVTLTATWQGQWRLVGETSWRDVDGQNTTTSTSEPFTTHEIRTRLVTPPS from the coding sequence ATGAACCAGCTCATCGCCGTCACCCTGGCCATCGCCATCGCAGTTCCGGCTCCCTCGCCCCCACGTACGACACCCGCTGCACTCGGCGACGATCCCGCGTCAAGGTGGAAAGCCGATGCTACCGACAGGCGCGTCGACATCGGGGCCTGGTGGCTCGGGAAGGACCCAAAGTCGAGCACGCCTCGCCCTAGACCAGTCTCCGGCCCGCCTCTCGTCGAGTCGCGGGTGATCGACCCGGCGATGTGCCAGCCTGGCTCGTCGGTCACCTATGAACCGGCCTACTCCTACCGGTGTGACGGGTTCGACCTCGAGTGCGCCGAAGGGGAGATCCTCCAGCCGCCACGTGAGACCCGCAGCCGCCTCAGCGGCACCGCGGAATGGGGGCCGTGGACCGCACTTTCCTCCTGGCAGTGCGTCACCCCCGAAGAAGGCAGCCTCATCGACGACGTGCGCCGCGCCTTCGCCGAGATGACCATCACAGCGCCCCCGGTGACCGTGATCGACGGGCGCGGGTGGACCTTCGTACAGATCGACACCATCGTCTACTCCGACGATGAACCCCAGACCCTCACCACGACCGTCGGCGGCACCCCGGTCGAGCTGCGAGCCACCCCCATCGAGTGGCGCTGGGACTTCGGCGACAAGACCAAGCCGCTGACCACCACCAAGCCCGGCGGCCCCTACCCCGACAAGACCGTCACCCACGTCTACACCCGCCTCGGCACCTACACCGTCACCCTGACCGCCACCTGGCAAGGCCAATGGCGCCTCGTCGGCGAGACCAGCTGGCGCGACGTCGACGGACAGAACACCACCACCAGCACCTCCGAACCCTTCACCACCCACGAGATCCGCACCCGCCTCGTCACACCACCCAGCTGA
- a CDS encoding MATE family efflux transporter, which yields MARNLTTGTPWRVIGIFMVPLLVGNVVQQLYQITDAMVVGRTLGVDALAAVGATGGLMFLLLGFAFGMTSGFAIPTAQAFGAGDLAAVRRSVAAGTLLTGAASILVTVGGTLFAGTALRLLGTPEELVPEATTFAVVTFAGAATTMYFNFLSAVIRAIGDSRTPLLFLIVSCLLNIGLVLAIVRGAGYGVGGAALATVVAQLVSVVLCLLYVRSRVPVLHVRRDDWRVPRAELREHLRIGLPMGFQMSIIAIGAVAVQVRLNTLGADAVAAYTTALRVDGISMAVMSSLGIAASTYTAQNYGAGRYDRIRSGIRQAIIMAVVAAVTIGASLALWGSAIVRLFVGAGEEEVVDMAALFLLVNGSLYWVLAVLFVVRGALQALGRTFTPTASGVVELGMRIGAAMILGAAFGFSGVVWANPLAWAGAVAVLLPGYVRAWRTLQHGNPGRPVTAAAPAAPDETGAAALAEAAAAGTTPDARPASVPPGQ from the coding sequence ATGGCGAGGAACCTCACCACCGGCACGCCCTGGCGCGTCATCGGCATCTTCATGGTGCCCCTGCTCGTCGGCAACGTCGTCCAGCAGCTCTACCAGATCACCGACGCGATGGTCGTCGGGCGCACGCTCGGCGTCGACGCGCTCGCCGCCGTCGGCGCGACCGGCGGGCTCATGTTCCTGCTCCTCGGCTTCGCCTTCGGCATGACGTCGGGCTTCGCGATCCCGACCGCGCAGGCGTTCGGCGCAGGTGACCTCGCCGCCGTCCGCCGCTCCGTCGCCGCAGGAACCCTGCTCACCGGGGCCGCGAGCATCCTCGTCACAGTCGGCGGCACGCTCTTCGCAGGCACGGCCCTGCGCCTGCTCGGCACCCCCGAGGAGCTCGTCCCGGAGGCGACGACGTTCGCGGTCGTCACCTTCGCCGGCGCCGCCACGACGATGTACTTCAACTTCCTCTCCGCCGTCATCCGAGCGATCGGCGACTCCCGCACTCCCCTGCTCTTCCTCATCGTGTCGTGCCTGCTCAACATCGGCCTCGTCCTCGCGATCGTGCGCGGCGCGGGCTACGGCGTCGGCGGTGCGGCGCTCGCGACCGTGGTCGCGCAGCTCGTCTCGGTCGTCCTGTGCCTCCTCTACGTCCGCAGCCGCGTGCCCGTCCTGCACGTGCGCCGCGACGACTGGCGCGTCCCGCGCGCCGAGCTCCGCGAGCACCTGCGCATCGGCCTGCCGATGGGCTTCCAGATGTCGATCATCGCGATCGGCGCGGTCGCCGTGCAGGTGCGCCTCAACACGCTCGGCGCAGACGCCGTCGCGGCCTACACGACGGCGCTGCGCGTCGACGGCATCTCGATGGCCGTCATGTCCTCGCTCGGCATCGCCGCATCGACCTACACGGCCCAGAACTACGGGGCCGGCCGTTACGACCGCATCCGCAGCGGCATCCGGCAGGCGATCATCATGGCCGTCGTCGCGGCGGTCACGATCGGCGCGTCCCTCGCCCTGTGGGGCAGCGCGATCGTCCGGCTCTTCGTCGGTGCGGGCGAGGAAGAGGTGGTCGACATGGCCGCGCTGTTCCTCCTCGTCAACGGCTCCCTCTACTGGGTGCTCGCCGTCCTGTTCGTCGTGCGCGGTGCGCTCCAGGCGCTCGGCCGCACGTTCACGCCGACGGCGAGCGGCGTCGTCGAGCTCGGCATGCGCATCGGGGCGGCCATGATCCTCGGCGCGGCGTTCGGGTTCTCGGGCGTCGTGTGGGCCAACCCCCTCGCATGGGCCGGCGCCGTCGCGGTGCTCCTGCCCGGGTACGTCCGCGCCTGGCGCACGCTGCAGCACGGCAACCCGGGGCGTCCCGTGACCGCGGCCGCCCCGGCCGCCCCCGACGAGACCGGGGCCGCTGCCCTCGCCGAGGCCGCGGCCGCAGGCACGACCCCCGACGCACGCCCCGCCTCGGTGCCGCCCGGGCAGTGA
- a CDS encoding ABC transporter ATP-binding protein, which produces MAGPKSVKSLHAQDLWAGYPGVEPLRGVTLDVVPGEAPIGVVGESGVGKSTLLRALAGKIKPLSGSVTWGKRPVHRIGPRDKREFRAAVSHVGQQELVNNVDQRKTVDAVVRAGLAEARKAGRTVSLTVGDLLESLALPASFGTRQMYTISGGERQRVALARAIASRPDILLLDEPLTALDPATRLEVATAIKDVLETLGTGMLLVTHDLELMARMTQTVHFLADGVFVAEGPLDRVLAESEHPSVRGLAEAAPLAVQRMR; this is translated from the coding sequence ATGGCCGGTCCCAAGTCCGTGAAGTCGCTGCACGCCCAGGACCTGTGGGCGGGCTACCCGGGGGTCGAGCCGCTGCGCGGCGTGACCCTCGACGTCGTCCCGGGCGAGGCGCCGATCGGCGTCGTCGGCGAGTCCGGCGTCGGCAAGTCGACGCTGCTGCGCGCGCTCGCCGGCAAGATCAAGCCGCTCTCCGGCTCCGTCACGTGGGGCAAGCGCCCCGTGCACCGCATCGGCCCGCGCGACAAGCGCGAGTTCCGTGCCGCCGTCAGCCACGTCGGCCAGCAGGAGCTCGTCAACAACGTCGACCAGCGCAAGACGGTCGACGCCGTCGTCAGGGCCGGCCTCGCCGAGGCCCGCAAGGCGGGCCGCACCGTCAGCCTGACGGTGGGCGACCTGCTCGAGTCCCTCGCGCTGCCCGCGTCCTTCGGCACCCGGCAGATGTACACGATCTCGGGCGGCGAGCGTCAGCGCGTCGCGCTCGCCCGCGCGATCGCGTCACGCCCGGACATCCTGCTGCTCGACGAGCCGCTCACCGCGCTCGACCCGGCGACCCGCCTCGAGGTCGCGACGGCGATCAAGGACGTCCTCGAGACGCTCGGTACGGGCATGCTGCTCGTCACGCACGACCTCGAGCTCATGGCGCGCATGACGCAGACCGTGCACTTCCTGGCCGACGGCGTCTTCGTCGCCGAGGGCCCGCTCGACCGCGTGCTCGCCGAGAGCGAGCACCCGTCGGTGCGCGGCCTCGCCGAGGCCGCGCCGCTCGCCGTCCAGCGCATGCGCTGA
- the dtd gene encoding D-aminoacyl-tRNA deacylase, which translates to MRVVVQRASRASVTVAGEVLSSFDEPCLVVLLGVTHDDGRDQVATVASKIANLRILRDERSALDAGAPVLVISQFTLYGDVRKGRRPTWNAAAPGAVAEPLVDAVVDALRGMGLRVGAGRFGADMAVELVNDGPVTIVYETSAA; encoded by the coding sequence GTGCGCGTCGTCGTCCAGCGCGCCTCGCGCGCCTCGGTGACCGTCGCTGGCGAGGTGCTGTCGTCCTTCGACGAGCCGTGCCTCGTCGTCCTGCTCGGCGTGACGCACGACGACGGCCGAGACCAGGTCGCGACTGTCGCGAGCAAGATCGCGAACCTGCGCATCCTCCGCGACGAGCGCTCGGCGCTCGACGCCGGAGCGCCCGTGCTCGTCATCAGCCAGTTCACGCTCTACGGCGACGTGCGCAAGGGCCGTCGCCCGACGTGGAACGCCGCTGCGCCGGGCGCGGTCGCGGAACCGCTCGTCGACGCGGTCGTCGACGCCCTGCGTGGGATGGGGCTCCGGGTCGGGGCGGGGCGTTTCGGCGCTGACATGGCGGTCGAGCTCGTCAACGACGGCCCCGTGACGATCGTCTACGAGACTTCTGCGGCATAG
- a CDS encoding DUF2516 family protein — MFTLAQLSIVFVLCVAVFASQVWAFVDAAPRAARGFTAEGKLTKTKWLLILGVCALFGFISLPYPIGIGGLSFLVVISAVPPIVYFVDVKPAIAPYGKGKGGSRGTGNRGGW, encoded by the coding sequence GTGTTCACCCTTGCGCAGCTGTCCATCGTCTTCGTCCTGTGCGTCGCCGTCTTCGCGAGCCAGGTGTGGGCGTTCGTCGACGCCGCCCCGCGCGCCGCGCGCGGCTTCACGGCGGAAGGCAAGCTCACCAAGACCAAGTGGCTGCTGATCCTCGGCGTCTGCGCGCTCTTCGGCTTCATCAGCCTGCCGTACCCGATCGGCATCGGCGGGCTGTCGTTCCTCGTCGTGATCTCCGCGGTCCCGCCGATCGTCTACTTCGTCGACGTGAAGCCCGCGATCGCCCCCTACGGCAAGGGCAAAGGCGGCTCGCGGGGCACCGGCAACCGCGGCGGGTGGTGA
- a CDS encoding FUSC family protein: MGDAVARRRLVSIRLRQGRDRVRNAAVPVLVAAVAAGSAYAIARYGLGHEMPVFAPIAAWVCLGFRHERELRRVAELAVGVAVGVGFGDLVAHFIGSGPWQIGLTLVAAALLARFLDRGQMLTTQAGVQSIVIIGMPQISAGPVGRWTDALIGGAMALLVAVLTPGDPRRYARRLAGEATSVLAEAMRVLARGLRTGEHEDLRDALARGRTTQPLLEEWLASARAGYENTRIDASTRKYRDDFVLLERQAVLLDRAVRSVRVLARRVEGLGPDSGRDLSIVAPVVGETAQAVQELSGALLNGSDLSGARRALEAAAALADPGQLGETDWYVQSLVVLMRSPIVDLLEATGASPGEARAALPAI; this comes from the coding sequence TTGGGGGACGCCGTCGCGCGCCGTCGGCTCGTGAGCATCCGCCTGCGGCAGGGACGCGACCGCGTCCGCAACGCCGCCGTCCCCGTCCTCGTCGCGGCCGTCGCCGCCGGCAGCGCGTACGCGATCGCCCGGTACGGCCTGGGCCACGAGATGCCCGTCTTCGCGCCGATCGCTGCGTGGGTGTGCCTCGGGTTCCGGCACGAGCGCGAGCTGCGCCGCGTCGCGGAGCTCGCCGTCGGCGTCGCGGTCGGCGTGGGCTTCGGCGACCTCGTCGCCCACTTCATCGGCTCCGGCCCCTGGCAGATCGGCCTGACGCTCGTCGCCGCCGCGCTCCTCGCCCGGTTCCTCGACCGCGGCCAGATGCTCACGACGCAGGCGGGCGTCCAGTCGATCGTCATCATCGGCATGCCGCAGATCAGCGCCGGGCCCGTCGGCCGGTGGACCGACGCCCTCATCGGCGGCGCGATGGCGCTCCTCGTCGCCGTCCTCACGCCCGGCGACCCGCGCCGGTACGCCCGCAGGCTTGCGGGGGAGGCGACGAGCGTCCTCGCCGAGGCCATGCGCGTCCTCGCGCGCGGCCTGCGCACGGGCGAGCACGAGGACCTGCGCGACGCCCTCGCGAGAGGACGCACGACCCAGCCGCTTCTCGAGGAGTGGCTCGCCTCCGCGCGGGCCGGCTACGAGAACACCCGCATCGACGCGAGCACCCGCAAGTACCGCGACGACTTCGTCCTGCTCGAGCGGCAGGCCGTGCTGCTCGACCGGGCCGTGCGGTCGGTGCGCGTCCTCGCCCGCAGGGTCGAGGGCCTCGGCCCCGACTCCGGGCGGGACCTGTCGATCGTCGCGCCCGTCGTCGGCGAGACCGCGCAGGCGGTGCAGGAGCTCTCGGGTGCCCTGCTCAACGGGAGCGACCTCTCGGGCGCGCGCCGTGCCCTCGAGGCGGCGGCCGCGCTCGCGGACCCGGGGCAGCTCGGCGAGACCGACTGGTACGTGCAGTCGCTCGTCGTGCTCATGCGCAGCCCGATCGTCGACCTCCTGGAGGCGACCGGCGCGAGCCCCGGGGAGGCGCGAGCCGCGCTTCCCGCGATCTGA